The Bacteroidota bacterium genomic sequence TACACCCACAATATAGCCCGATTCAGGCGCTTTTAGCTGTATCTCTGTATCTCCATAGGGGTCGGCAATGTAACCTATAACCTCTCCTTTTGTTACGGATGAGCCATATCGCTTGTGTGTTGCAAACAATCCTGCCATGCGCGCTCTAACCCACTTAGATTCTTTAAGCAATTTGGTTTCACGTTCCTCGACATTGGTATCAAGCATTTCCATTTGTTTTAGTAGTCGCAAACACCCTTTAATTCCTTCGTTTATAGCCAAACTATTGAAACGCATCGATTCGCCCGCTTCGTACACCAAAATAGATTTTCCTTTTTTGGAAGCTTCTTTTCTAAACGTTTTGTCTCGGTAGGGCGAATTAAGGGTAAATGGCGCACTAAACATGTTGGCATAAGCCAAACTTTGCTCATCATCAAACACACAGCGCGTTTGCGGAAAGTTATTTATTTGAGCACCTCCAGTATGAAAATCGACACCAAAATCTATTTGTGGGACAATTTCTTTCATTAAATCGTATGCCATCCTGCTACCTAGAGAGCCGGACTGGGTGCCCGGAAAACATCGGTTTAAATCCCGCCCATCGGGTAATTCGCGCGAACCACTTATAAAAGAAACAATATTGATAATAGGAATAACAATAACACTGCCTTTTACTAGTTTTTGCAAAACACCTTGCCGGATTAGTCTGCGCAAAATCTCAATTCCATTTATTTCATCACCGTGCATGCCTGCAATAAATAGTGCTGTTGGGCCTGTATGGATAGAGCGAAAAACGTGTACCGGAATTTCAATAAAGGTACGTGTAGGCAGCCTATACGTGTTTAGATTTGCCTCTAAGAATTGACCGGGCTTAATTGTATGGCCGTTTATAACAATATCCTTGTGCATATAGTTAGTTGAATTATTACAATGTACAAAGTATTTGTAAATGAGAATAAACCATATGGGACATTTTTGAGTGGCGAAATAGATTTTTTAACTGCCTTAATTTTTGGTAAATGGATTTATTGTGTCCTGCATTTAAACAATTAAACATAAGCGGCAAACATGTTTTTGTATTTGCTCTGCTTTTGTTTTAAGGTAACATTGTAAAAAAATGAAAAGGATTATTAAATTTTTGCTGATTACTATTTCGACAAAATTTTTATCATCACAAAATGCAAACTCGGGAACAGGATTACCAATTTCGGCTTCAATAAATAGAAATTGATTTTTCAGCTTTGCCTTCGGGAGTATATATCATTAATGTAGAAACATCAGATAAACACTATCTGTCGCGATTTATAAAACAATAGAAGAGAAGTTATTAGGAGCAGAGAAGCGAGAATGTTTATGTATTAATGAACATACTCGTTTCTTTCTACATACTCTATTATTTTTCCGGCTATATCAATTTTGGTTGCGCCTTCAATACCTTCTAATCCCGGGGAGGAATTGACTTCCATTACTAGTGGTCCTCTGGAAGATTGCAGCATATCTACACCTGCAATATCTAGCCCCAATGTACGCGCGGCTTTTATAGCAGTTGCTTTTTCTTCCGGAGAAAGTTTTATGACACTTGCAGAGCCACCTCTGTGTAAGTTGGATCTAAATTCCCCTTCTGCACCTTGTCTTTTCATCGCCCCTACAATTTGACCATCCACTACAAACGCTCGAACATCAGCACCTCCGGCTTCTTTAATAAACTCCTGCACCAAAATGTTTACATCTTGGCTCAAAAAGCCTTCTATTACTGATTTTGCAACACGATGTGTTTCAGCCAAAATAACGCCAATGCCTTGCGTTCCCTCCAAAAGCTTTACTACTACGGGTGCTCCACCTACTTGGTTAATTATATTATCAATATCTTTCGAACTATATGTAAAAGCTGTTTTCGGCATTCCTAAATGTGCTCGCGCCATTAGCTGCAAGCTTCTTAGTTTGTCTCTGGAGCGCACCAGTGCTTGTGATTCCACCGCAGTGAAAATTTTCATCATCTCAAATTGGCGCACCACTGCCGATCCATAAAAAGTGGCAGATGCTCCAATGCGCGGAATTACAGCACTTACATCGGTTACTTCTTTTCCTTGATAAAATATATGTGGCCGCCCTGCTTCGATTACAAGCACACATTTTAAATGGTCGAGCACCAACATTTCATGACCTCTTTGCTCACCCGCTTCTACCAAGCGTTTGGTAGAATAAAGTTTAGGGTTACGAGAAAGCACTACAATTTTCATTTTATTTTCTATTTGTATTTAACAGTTCAACATCAACAATAAATCTGCTCTTAAGCAATCGCCTGCCAATTAAAACAGGAAAACGCATGTTAGCTCTATCCGTTAGGGATATAAAGGATTTTATTTTTCTTCCGGCAATTATCACTCGTGTCATTATAACATAGCGTTTTTCTAAATCGCCAAAAGAATTTTTAATCATTTTTTCTGAAAATTTTTCGAACTGATGCTCTTGCTCATTGTACTCCGGGTGGCTTGGATCAAGCAATTTGAAACACAATACAGGTTTGTTTTTTTTTGTTATGATTTTAATATCATGACAGTGAAGTGCAGTTGTATATGCACCTGTATCTATTTTTGCCTCTATGCCAACTAATTTTATATCCGGAAAATCAACCAATTCTCTACGGCCAATTAATTGTTTCGATTTTTTTGTCTTTGCCATGAATGGGTATCTGTTACAATAATATTATTTTATTGTATTTCCACCAATAGTTATCAATAATTTAATATTTGCTTATTCCCTTTATTTGCAGTAATACTACAAGTTTGTACCTTGTGCAACTATGGAAAATACGAGATACGATTACATACTAGTAGGGCAGGGAATTGCTGGGTCGGTGTTGGCGTTGTCTCTTCATAAGCAAGGTAAGCGTGTTTTGGTAATTGATGAGCCCGGATTGTCTAGCTGCTCAAAGGTTGCAGCCGGTGTTTGGAACCCCATTGTTTTTAAGCGTTTGAATAAAAGTTGGATGGCCGATGAGTTGCTGCCAGCAGCGCATCAGTTTTATACTTGGGCAGAAGGCATTGTTGATGGCTCATTTCATCACGTTATTCCTATGGTGAAATTTTTTACCGAACAGCAAGAAATTAATTTGTGGAAGAAAAAATTAAACGAAGAGGAAGGTATTTATTTAAGTAAAGTGTTTCACTCCGAATTCCACCCTGCGTTTTTTCAACAAACACTATGCTCATCAGAGGTAGAAAAATCGGGCTTTTTGGACACAAAGTTGTTTCTGCAAAAAACACGTGCATTTCTTAGCAAAAACGATATGTTGTTGGAAGAAACAGTTGATTACTCTAAACTAAATGTACAGGCTGATACAGAAGTTTCTTACAAGCAAATAATCGCCAGCAAAATTGTTTTTTGCGAGGGGTATAAAGCGTTAGAAAATCCATACTTTCCTAAAAATGCATTTAAACTTACAAAGGGAGAAACATGCACAATTCGCGTAGAAAATTTAGATGTAGCAAAGATTGTAAATAAAGGTGTTTTCATTGTTCCGCTAGGAAGCAATAAGTATAAGGTAGGCGCTACTTATAATTGGGACAACATTGACGAAAATTCTACGAGTGAAGGATTAGTAGAGTTAACAAATAAATTAAATAAACTGCTGTGTGTTCCTTTCGAAATACTAACACACGAGGCGGGAGTACGTCCAACAACGGTTGATAGAAGACCATTGATTGGCGAACATTCCACCCATAAGAGTGTTTTGTTTTTTAACGGATTTGGCACAAAGGCTGTAATGCTTGTTCCGTATTGGGCTCAGGCATTTGCAGAAAATAAATTAGAAGATCGACCTTTTTATAGCGAGTGTGATATAAAAAGATTTTTTAAAGCTGGTAACCACTAATTTTTCCAAAATTTTAGAACTTTGGAAACGCTAACGATGTACATTAATTTAATTAGCATACAACATGAATACAACTCAAGAAAACATTTTTGATATAATTATTGTAGGAGGCGGAATTGTTGGTCTGGCTACGGCCTATAAGATAAATACAAAATATCCCACAAAGAAAATATTGGTTTTAGAAAAGGAAAAGGAAGTGGCAGCGCACCAAACGGGACATAATTCGGGAGTGATACATTCCGGGTTATACTACAAGCCGGGCTCCTATAAAGCAAAAAACTGTGTAGATGGACGCAGAGAGCTTGTCTCCTTTGCAAAAGAACATGGTATAAAACATGATATTTGTGGAAAGATTGTTGTTGCCACCGATACTTCTGAATTGGCGCACATGAACAGAGTATTTGAAAATGGCCTAAAGAATGGAGTTGAAGGGATCGAAAAAATAGATGCTAAGCGAATAAAAGAAATAGAGCCTTATTGTGTAGGAATAGAGGGCATTTGGGTGCCATGTGCCGGAATTATTGATTATGCGGACGTGTCTAGAAAGTATGTGGAGTTAATTAGAAGCAAATTTAATGGCAGCAAGGTGCTTACAGAGCACGAAGTAACCGGCTTTGAAAAACACACCAAGCACACGCATGTTATTACGCCTAAAGGAACATTTACAGGAAATTATATAATTACTTGTGCAGGCTTACAAAGCGATAGAATAACAAAGAAGGAAGGAACTCCTACAGATACTGCTATTGTTGGCTTTAGAGGTGATTATTTTGATTTGTCTGATAAAGGATTAGAAAAGGTTAAGAATTTGATTTATCCGGTACCCAATCCTAAATATCCATTTTTAGGTGTTCACTTTACTCGTATGATACACGGTGGCACCGAATGCGGACCCAATGCCGTATTTGTGTTTAAGCGAGAGGGGTATGGCAAAACGGACTTTTCGTTGCGAGATACTGTGGAAGCATTGTCGTTTGGTGGCACTTGGAAGTTTTTTGCGAAAAACATGAAGTTTGGATGGGACGAATACCGTGGCGCATTTTCAAAAAAATTCTTTTTAAAGCGCTTACGCAAACTTATCCCAACACTAGAAATGGATGACTTAAAGCCGGGAAGAGCCGGAGTACGAGCAATGGCATTGGCTCCGGAAGGAGAAATGATTGATGATTTTAAAATTGAAGTAAATGGAAACGCAATACATGTTCTAAATGCACCTTCTCCTGCAGCTACATCATCACTTGCTATTGGAACTGCGATAGAACAAATGGCTACACAGCATTTTAATTTGGGATAATTAAAATTTATGTCGAGCCTGAGGTTTTTCTAAAGTTCAAAGCTTTGGTAATGCACTACTAGAAAGCGCTATCGCTTATTTCTTCTTGCAGTAAAGGTCAGAATCTTCTATCGGATATTTTTTATCTAAGTCAACATCATTAAAGCTTTGTTGTTTACCCCAAGCAAAGTACTTCTCAAAAAATGGCAACAGTCTATTCGTTTTTATTTTTTCTAAAAAATACACTTCGTGTTCTTTTTCCTTGATACCCATTTCGTACAGCACTTTATCGTGCTCCTTAATTCCCAACGAATGAAAAAACTGCATCATTCTAAAATACTCACAAACATTGCCGCTTTCCAATCGTCCTGCAAAATAAAAGGGCATAAACCAGCCTATTATGTAGCAACTAAACGATATTAGCTTTCCTAAAATATAAAAACGCACTTCATATGATTTAGAAATAGGAATGTTGTATGTATTCATTATAGCCAACACTTCGCTGCGATGATTCCATTCGTCAATTTCAATTTGTCTTATGGCTTTTTTCTCTTCAACATTCTTTACTGCACCTGCATGTCCTTGATAGGCAAACGCTGCGGCCTTTTCTGCAGAATATGCTTTTTTCAGCAAATCGACAAGCTGAGGGTGCTTTAGTTGCATTACGCTTGAGTTACCAATTTTTTCAAAGCCTCTATCCAAACCGGATGGTCGTTCAAACTCTCTACCAGTTGCACTTTTTCGCCACCATGTTCTTTGAAAATTTCATCGTATTCGGTGCCAATTTCATAAATTGTTTCCAAGCAATCTGCTACAAATGCAGGCGAAAAAATTAGTATTTTCTTTGCACCTTTTTCTGCAAGCTCTGCAACTACCTTATCTGAATAGGGTTTTAGCCACTTGTCATCCAACCTTGATTGAAACGTGGTGGTGTACTTCCCTTCCGGAATACCAATGGTACGAACCAGCTGGCGTGTGGTTTCAAAACATGCAGCTCTGTAGCAATACGCATTATTCTTAGTTATCTTATTGCAGCAATCGCCCATTTGGCAGGTGTTTCCTCCGTAATGTGCAGACGCTTTTCTAATCTGTCTTTCAGGTAATCCATGGTAACTAAACACTACATGGTCATACTCTAGGTGGTTGTGTTTTTTTGCTACCTCCGCAAACGCTTGTATAAAGGGCGGAAAATCATAAAATTTATTTATAATTTTTAGTGTTGGCGTAACTTCCCATTTTTTGACAACTCGCAAAAGCTCTTCTACAGAAGAGCCCGTGCTAGATGAAGCATACTGCGGATACATAGGCAGAGCAACAATTTCAGAAACTTTTGCCTGACGTAATTTTTCTAGCGCAGATTCTAAACTTGGCTGTTGGTAACGCATTCCAAGCTCAACGACAAATTCATAGCCCAACGCCTTTTGCAAAGCATCTTTTACTTTGTTCCCATAAATCAAAAGTGGAGAACCATCCTTAGTCCAAATATGCTTGTATAGCTTGGCTGATTTAGGTGCTCTAAAAGGAACAATAATTCCATTAACCAAAATAAATCGTCCAATGGGATTGATATCAATTACTCTAGGGTCGTTTAAAAATTGGGTGAGATATTTTCTTACATCCGAAGTAGCAGGGCTATCAGGCGTTCCAAGGTTAATTAATAATACTCCTTTTTGCATATAGTTAAATTAGAGGAAACGCTATATTTTCCTGACTTATAATTTCTTCACACTTTAATTTTAAATAAAGCTGTGCAACCGTAACAGCATCTTTTTGGCAATACGTAACTATTCTATTTAAATCCTTTTGTTCGTAATATACTCGAGCTACATCACTACCATCAATGTCGTCTTTAGGCGTTGGTATACCAAATACATGAGCAAGCAAATTAAGAGAAGTGAAATTTTTATAATCGCCAAACTTCCACATATCCATTGTGTCAAGGTGTTTAACCTCCCAAGGTTTTTTACCGGAAAGGTCAAGTATGGCAGGTAGTTTAATGCCATTAATCAGCATTCTTCGGCACAAAAAAGGGAAATCAAACTCTCGGCCATTATGTGCACACAGCATCTGATTCTCCTTGTTGTACTTGGTTTGTAGCAACTCCGAAAACTCTTTCAGTAGCTCTTTCTCATCGTCTCCATAAAAAGATTTTACACGAATGGTTTTGTTTTTCATAACAATAGCCACAGAAATGCAAATAACTTTTGCAAACTCTGCATATATACCGGATTTTTTATATATCTCTTCCGGTGTTTCTTGCTGATTAAATCTAAATTTTGTGTCCCATAATTTTTTTGTGGCATCGGGCAACTGCTTGTATTCATAAACAATGGGAGCGGTTTCGATATCTAAAAAAAGAATGTTTTCGTAATTAAAATCAGACATAGTTATTGTTTTTTTACTGATTAAAAACGTTACTTAATCATAACTCCTCTTTTGTTAAGAATAGGAACGGTTGTAAAGTATTCTTCTTTGATTGTTTCCGCCAAAAAAATATACTTTTTATCGTACATTTTTTTATTGTGGTAAAAGCTTATCCAATACTCATTATTCAGGCCAAAAACATTTTCCATAATGGGTTCTATCTTCGAAAAACTCTTTGGTTCGATTGTATCCAGAAAATGGCGTAGTGTAGACGTTTTAATCTCTTCTCCGTCAATTTGCCCATAACCGCTGGAAGTAACCAACACGCCTTCGAGCGGCTCATTCTTTAAATTTACGAAATAAACATTCCACTCATCTTGTGCCAATTCGTTCTGTTCTTTAACTACAGCCAAAGCCACATTCTCAACTTCCGGAAACTCAATATCTTTTCGCATATTGTAAAATTGCTTTTAACCGTAAATCTACAAAATGACTGTTAAATAATTCGCATTTTCTTCTGTTTGGTATTGGTAATTGTAGCTTTCTTAACGTTCTTGAATAAAAAACAAAAGATACAAGCCACTTAATACCAACTAGCATTGGAAAATGCACCTGTTGATGAATATCATTTTTTAGTACCTCTCTTTTTACCTAAATTTCAGCAATAAAAAAATGTGTTATGGAAATTACGCCCGAAATTGCGGAAAAATTAGATCTCCTAAATAAGAAAATTTCTTCTACTGGTCAAAGCTTTTCAGCCTACTTAGATGGATTTTTGCATGCGGATTATTTGAATTATTGGGATTATGTAGAAGTAGATACCCTACTAACACTACAAAAGCCGCGCACAAAATTTCCGGACGAGGTTATTTTTATAATGTACCATCAAGTAACAGAGCTGTATTTTAAACTTTGTTTACATGAGTTAAAACAAATTGCAGATTCTGAAAATACCACAGCTGCTTATATGTACGAGAAGCTAAGACGCGTTAATCGTTATTTCGAAGCACTTACCAAGTCGTTTGATATTATGGTGGATGGGATGGAAAAGGAGCAGTTTTTACAATTCAGAATGTCGCTGATGCCCGCCAGTGGCTTTCAGTCGGCACAATACAGAATGATTGAAATTTACTCAACCAACTTTTTCAATCTAGTGGCAAAAGATAAGCGAGATAATTTTTCTGTTAACCACACAGAAAAAGATATTGAGGGCATGTATGAGTTTATTTATTGGAAGTATGGAGCTACCGAATTAGCAACAGGAAAAAAGACATACACCTTACTTCAATTCGAAGAAAAATATTCTAAGCAATTTATTGCAACAGGCCAGAATGTACTAAAATCAAATGTTTGGGCAAAATACCTTTCATTGCCGGAAAGCGAACAGAAAAATGAGAAGTTGATTTCTGCGTTAAAGCAGTTGGATGTAAACGTTAACGTAAACTGGCCACTGGTGCATTACAAATCGGCAGTGCGCTACCTACAAATGGATCCAAAAGACATTGCCGCTACCGGTGGAACTAATTGGCAAAAGTACTTGCCTCCGAAATTTCAGAAACGAATTTTCTACCCAACAATTTGGAGTGAACAAGAAATTGCAGATTGGGGGAAAGCCTTTATTTTAGAGGCTTTAATGAAATAGAAATCAATTAGTTTTAGAGGATGAAAATTTATCGGTAAAGTACTTTACAGGATACCAGGCTGCTATGTATCCAATTATAAATACACTTATTAGAACATAAACTACATCCATTAGCAGTATTTTAACGGGGTAGGCCTCTACTACAAAGCCCTCGTCAAATTTTATTAAACTAAATTTTTGCTGTAAAAATACTAATAGCAATCCTAGGAAAACACCGCCAAATGCGCCTAAGAATGTGATTAGCATCCCTTCTTTCATAAAAATACTCCTAACCATTTCTTTGTCGGCACCCATGCTCCACAAGGTTCTAACATCCTTTTTCTTGTCGAGAATTAACATGGCAATGGAACCAATTACATTGAATGTGGCTATTATCAATATAAACAAGAGAATAATAAATGTCCATAGTTTCTCGGACTTGAAAGTCTTATACAGTAATTCATTCTGTTGCTCTCTATTTTTCACCGTATATTCTTCGCCTAAATGCTGTTGTATTCTGTCTTGCAACTGCTTATCTATACTCTTGTTATCGAACCGTATTTCTAAACTACTGGCCTTATTATCTGCATCTAGCAATTTAGCAGCAAAATCAAGCGATACAATCACATACTTATAGTCAAACTCATCATTCACCGAAAATATGCCGCTAGGAAAAGCAGGCTGTTGACTAAATCCATCTTCCGGATTGAGCTTTGCGGACAAGCCTTTTCTAGGAACATAAAACAAAACAGGCGTAAATGGGTCGCTGTTATTTATTTGTAATTGATATGCAACTCCACGCCCCAATAGACAATAGTTTGTAGCATCATCTTTAAGTATATATTCTCCTTCTTTGATAAGCGTATCAAATTGTGTAATGCGCTCAAATCGATCATCTACGGCTTTTAAGGTTGCAATGCACTGCTTATCGCCATACTTTACAAGTGCATTTTCTTCTAACACAAAAGAATAGTTAGTAAGCTCCGGCCATGCTATTAGACTTTTAATTTTAGTGTCGTCTATAGAAAATGTTTTTCCTTGTGCTGCAACAATTCGAATATCCGGGTCGAACGATTTGTATAAATCTTTTACTAAGTCTGAAATACCATTAAATGCAGACAAAACAACAATCAACGCCATAGTGCCTACCAACACCCCAATCACCGAAATAATTGAAATTATATTTATGGCATTATGCGATTTCTTAGAGAATAAATACCTACGAGCAATGAAAAATGGAAGATTCAAAACAAGCTTATTTTTTTAACAACTGATCTATTCTTTCGGCATAGTCCAACGAGTCGTCAATAAAATATTCCAACTGAGGTACAATGCGCAATTGATGCTTTACTCTATTTCCAAGAGCTTTACGTATTTGCGATGTGTTTTGCTCAATATCTTTTAACAACTTATTCTTGTCAGTCGCATTAAATAAACTTAGATAAATACGGGCAATGGATAAATCGGGAGTAACTCGTACAGTAGTAACTGTAATGAGTGGGTTTCCAAAAATAACTTTACCATCACGTTGAAACCAATCGCCAATTTCTTTTTGAACCAATCGTGCTACTTTATTTTGTCTAGTTGTTGTCATGCTGTAAAGATAACAATTCGGCTTTTATAGCAACAGTATCATTTACACAAATGATACTGCTTAACAAACTCTTGAGTTAGGGGAGTATAGGGTAGCAAACCTGAATTAGGCAATTCTATTTTTGCAGTGCTTTTGGTGTCATTTGATCTACAAAATTGAGCTAACAGAGCATCGTAGCTATTTGCATAGTTTTTAGCCAAAGGCACATGTTTTTTAGCATAACTAAATAATCCTATCCATAAAATACAACACATGGGCAGCAAGGCATATATAGACACTTGCGCCATTCTTTCATTTTGCAACCCCAACTTAAGTAGTGTAATCCAAATAAATGCAACAACTAAAAAACTTGGCAGGAGCCACGTTCGTATTGGACCCAATGTTTTAGTAAAAATAAAATAGTTTAGAATAAACGTTATTGCCATGCTTATTACCAATAGTACCAATAGTTTGCGTTGCAATTGTTTTAAAACGAATATGGAATGCGCAGATTGTTTCACTTGAAACACCCTTGGAATCAGCAATAAAAACAATAAAAAAGAAACCAGTACAATACAGTTTTTGGACGTAAATAAAACATCAATCAAGGTGGTGTAGTTTTTTTCAGAAAAGTAAATAGGAATGCCTGCTAAGCTTTGCGGTTCAACAACGTCAACTAGTGTGGGTTGAGAAAGTAATCTTTCTTGATTTCCGGTTGCAGCTAAACTAATTCCTAAGCCTGCACCAATCAATAGATACAGCACCAACATTTTCTTTTGCATAACAAAAGGTAGCTTTACAAAACTACTTTTTACAATTTTTGAATATACAAAAAATGTAGAGGTAGAACCTATCAGTAAAATAGCGGTCAACTCAGAAGCCCCCGCTATATATATTCCGGACACAACAAGTAACAAATAGGTGAGTAGGTTACTTTTTTCATTGAACACCAAACTGATTGCAAACAGAGCTATTACAAAACTTTGCAAATGAAAAACAGAAGAACTGATCCAAAACCAGTTGTCAGTTAATTGCGGTGCAGCAAAAAAAATAATCATCGTTGAAAGTACCGCTAAACAGACTTGCCAAAAAGCATTTGGAGCAACCACGCCTATTTTAGCAATTACTTTTTTTTGTAATGAATAAACGCTGGAAATTAGGACTAGTAGTGTAAATGAATGGTGCAGAACAATAATCCAATTAATATCTAAAAAATTCGTTGCTTTCCCCCATAGCAAATAGAAATATAGTAATCCGCTCCAACGAGCACTCCAATTGGAACAAACATATCTTACGCTATTGTAGATGCCACCTTGCGTATCGAGTAAATTCAAGAAAAAAAATTCTTCGGACGACAATCTGTTGTAAAATGAAAGGGAAAAGTAAAAATAGAGAAATAGCGCGCCAATCAAGCCAATGACAATTGGTAATAAATATTCCTTCACAAATCGGAATTGGTTCATTTATTTAATAAATTTAGCATATCATGTCGAAAAGAAAATTCAAAGCAAAGAAAGAGAAAAGAAGTACGAAGTCGTATCTTTTTCAAGAAATTTTAAGAATACTTAAATCTAAGCCCACACAATCGTTCAACTATAAGCAAATTGCAGCCCTTTTACATATAGAGAATCAGGCGGATAAATTACTTATCAATACACTGTTAGAAGATTTTGTAGAGAAAAAAGTGGTTGTTGAAACACAAAGAGGTAAGTACAAAATTTTTAAAGACGAAAAACTAATCTCCGGAAAGGTTGATATGACCATGTCCGGATCGGCATTTGTAATTCCGGAAGATGAAGGTGCAGATATATTTGTTTCTGCAAACAACTTAAATTCCGCTATGCACCAAGACTTGGTTCGCATCAGAATTGTGGATAACCACAGAGGAAAAGCCGAAGGTGTGGTTGAAGAGGTTATTAAAAGAGCGCGTACGGAATTTGTAGGAACCATTCAAAAATCGAAAACATTTGCCTTTTTGGTTCCGGATAATGTGCGAATTAATACAGATATTTTTATTCCACCAGACAAGCTTGGTATTGCAGAAGACAAACAAAAAGCAGTAGTAAAAATAATCGAATGGCCTACAAGTGGCAAGAATCCAATTGGAGAGGTTGTTCGCATTTTGGGATTTGCAGGAGAAAACGATACCGAAATGCATGCCATATTAGAGGAGTTTGGCTTGCCATATAGCTTTGAAGAGGTGGTAGAAAAATTTGCAGATTCTATCCCAAAAGAAATTTCGGA encodes the following:
- a CDS encoding succinylglutamate desuccinylase/aspartoacylase family protein, which encodes MHKDIVINGHTIKPGQFLEANLNTYRLPTRTFIEIPVHVFRSIHTGPTALFIAGMHGDEINGIEILRRLIRQGVLQKLVKGSVIVIPIINIVSFISGSRELPDGRDLNRCFPGTQSGSLGSRMAYDLMKEIVPQIDFGVDFHTGGAQINNFPQTRCVFDDEQSLAYANMFSAPFTLNSPYRDKTFRKEASKKGKSILVYEAGESMRFNSLAINEGIKGCLRLLKQMEMLDTNVEERETKLLKESKWVRARMAGLFATHKRYGSSVTKGEVIGYIADPYGDTEIQLKAPESGYIVGVNNQPVINEGDALIHIGVE
- a CDS encoding T9SS type A sorting domain-containing protein, with protein sequence MEIDFSALPSGVYIINVETSDKHYLSRFIKQ
- the rimK gene encoding 30S ribosomal protein S6--L-glutamate ligase; amino-acid sequence: MKIVVLSRNPKLYSTKRLVEAGEQRGHEMLVLDHLKCVLVIEAGRPHIFYQGKEVTDVSAVIPRIGASATFYGSAVVRQFEMMKIFTAVESQALVRSRDKLRSLQLMARAHLGMPKTAFTYSSKDIDNIINQVGGAPVVVKLLEGTQGIGVILAETHRVAKSVIEGFLSQDVNILVQEFIKEAGGADVRAFVVDGQIVGAMKRQGAEGEFRSNLHRGGSASVIKLSPEEKATAIKAARTLGLDIAGVDMLQSSRGPLVMEVNSSPGLEGIEGATKIDIAGKIIEYVERNEYVH
- a CDS encoding ATP-dependent zinc protease is translated as MAKTKKSKQLIGRRELVDFPDIKLVGIEAKIDTGAYTTALHCHDIKIITKKNKPVLCFKLLDPSHPEYNEQEHQFEKFSEKMIKNSFGDLEKRYVIMTRVIIAGRKIKSFISLTDRANMRFPVLIGRRLLKSRFIVDVELLNTNRK
- a CDS encoding FAD-binding oxidoreductase, which translates into the protein MENTRYDYILVGQGIAGSVLALSLHKQGKRVLVIDEPGLSSCSKVAAGVWNPIVFKRLNKSWMADELLPAAHQFYTWAEGIVDGSFHHVIPMVKFFTEQQEINLWKKKLNEEEGIYLSKVFHSEFHPAFFQQTLCSSEVEKSGFLDTKLFLQKTRAFLSKNDMLLEETVDYSKLNVQADTEVSYKQIIASKIVFCEGYKALENPYFPKNAFKLTKGETCTIRVENLDVAKIVNKGVFIVPLGSNKYKVGATYNWDNIDENSTSEGLVELTNKLNKLLCVPFEILTHEAGVRPTTVDRRPLIGEHSTHKSVLFFNGFGTKAVMLVPYWAQAFAENKLEDRPFYSECDIKRFFKAGNH
- the lhgO gene encoding L-2-hydroxyglutarate oxidase, giving the protein MNTTQENIFDIIIVGGGIVGLATAYKINTKYPTKKILVLEKEKEVAAHQTGHNSGVIHSGLYYKPGSYKAKNCVDGRRELVSFAKEHGIKHDICGKIVVATDTSELAHMNRVFENGLKNGVEGIEKIDAKRIKEIEPYCVGIEGIWVPCAGIIDYADVSRKYVELIRSKFNGSKVLTEHEVTGFEKHTKHTHVITPKGTFTGNYIITCAGLQSDRITKKEGTPTDTAIVGFRGDYFDLSDKGLEKVKNLIYPVPNPKYPFLGVHFTRMIHGGTECGPNAVFVFKREGYGKTDFSLRDTVEALSFGGTWKFFAKNMKFGWDEYRGAFSKKFFLKRLRKLIPTLEMDDLKPGRAGVRAMALAPEGEMIDDFKIEVNGNAIHVLNAPSPAATSSLAIGTAIEQMATQHFNLG
- the hemH gene encoding ferrochelatase: MQKGVLLINLGTPDSPATSDVRKYLTQFLNDPRVIDINPIGRFILVNGIIVPFRAPKSAKLYKHIWTKDGSPLLIYGNKVKDALQKALGYEFVVELGMRYQQPSLESALEKLRQAKVSEIVALPMYPQYASSSTGSSVEELLRVVKKWEVTPTLKIINKFYDFPPFIQAFAEVAKKHNHLEYDHVVFSYHGLPERQIRKASAHYGGNTCQMGDCCNKITKNNAYCYRAACFETTRQLVRTIGIPEGKYTTTFQSRLDDKWLKPYSDKVVAELAEKGAKKILIFSPAFVADCLETIYEIGTEYDEIFKEHGGEKVQLVESLNDHPVWIEALKKLVTQA
- a CDS encoding 3'-5' exonuclease, whose product is MSDFNYENILFLDIETAPIVYEYKQLPDATKKLWDTKFRFNQQETPEEIYKKSGIYAEFAKVICISVAIVMKNKTIRVKSFYGDDEKELLKEFSELLQTKYNKENQMLCAHNGREFDFPFLCRRMLINGIKLPAILDLSGKKPWEVKHLDTMDMWKFGDYKNFTSLNLLAHVFGIPTPKDDIDGSDVARVYYEQKDLNRIVTYCQKDAVTVAQLYLKLKCEEIISQENIAFPLI
- a CDS encoding DUF4909 domain-containing protein, producing the protein MRKDIEFPEVENVALAVVKEQNELAQDEWNVYFVNLKNEPLEGVLVTSSGYGQIDGEEIKTSTLRHFLDTIEPKSFSKIEPIMENVFGLNNEYWISFYHNKKMYDKKYIFLAETIKEEYFTTVPILNKRGVMIK